A window of the Cucurbita pepo subsp. pepo cultivar mu-cu-16 chromosome LG01, ASM280686v2, whole genome shotgun sequence genome harbors these coding sequences:
- the LOC111800881 gene encoding nucleobase-ascorbate transporter 7-like, whose protein sequence is MAGGGTSAPPPKQEELQPHPVREQLPNVSYCITSPPPWPEAILLGFQHYLVMLGTTVLIPTSLVPQMGGGNEEKAKMIQTLLFVAGLNTLLQTFFGTRLPAVIGASYSYVPTTISIILAGRYSDIVNPQEKFEKIMRGIQGALIVASTLQIVVGFSGLWRNVARLLSPLSTVPLVALSGFGLYELGFPVLSKCVEIGLPQLILLVVFSQYIPHLINGERHVFDRFAVIFSILIVWMYAHLLTVGGAYKNVGVKTQLSCRTDRAGIIGGSPWISIPYPFQWGAPTFDAGEAFAMMAASFVALVESTGAFFAVSRYASATPLPPSILSRGVGWQGVAILFSGIFGTGNGSSVAIENAGLLALTRVGSRRVVQISAGFMIFFSILGKFGAVFASIPAPIIAALYCFFFAYVGSAGLSFLQFCNLNSFRIKFILGFSIFMGLSIPQYFNEYTAVNGYGPVHTKARWFNDMINVPFASEPFVAGFLALFLDVTLHKDNAATKDRGMQWWNKFRSFKTDTRSEEFYSLPFNLNKFFPSV, encoded by the exons atGGCAGGAGGTGGAACGTCTGCACCACCGCCAAAACAGGAGGAGCTGCAGCCACACCCAGTAAGAGAGCAGCTACCAAATGTTTCATATTGCATAACCAGTCCTCCTCCATGGC CCGAAGCAATTCTACTTGGTTTCCAACATTACTTGGTCATGCTGGGAACAACAGTGCTAATTCCAACCTCTCTGGTTCCCCAAATGGGAGGAGGAAAT GAGGAGAAAGCAAAGATGATCCAAACACTGCTTTTTGTTGCTGGTTTAAACACATTGCTCCAAACGTTTTTCGGTACTCGTTTACCTGCAGTAATTGGAGCGTCGTACTCCTATGTGCCGACAAcaatttcaatcattttgGCGGGTCGATATAGTGACATTGTGAATCCCCAGGAG AAATTCGAGAAAATTATGCGTGGAATTCAGGGTGCCCTCATTGTTGCCTCAACTCTTCAGATTGTCGTCGGTTTTAGCGGCCTTTGGCGAAATGTTGCAAG GTTATTGAGCCCACTCTCTACTGTTCCTTTGGTGGCCTTGTCAGGATTTGGGTTATATGAATTGGGTTTCCCAGTG CTGTCAAAATGTGTGGAGATTGGGCTTCCACAGCTCATCCTTCTGGTGGTATTCTCACAG TATATACCTCATTTGATAAATGGCGAAAGACACGTATTCGACCGTTTTGCtgttatattttcaattctgATTGTTTGGATGTATGCTCACCTACTCACTGTGGGTGGTGCATATAAGAATGTGGGTGTAAAGACTCAACTAAGCTGTCGTACTGATCGTGCTGGAATTATAGGCGGTTCTCCATG GATTAGTATCCCATATCCCTTTCAATGGGGTGCACCCACATTTGATGCTGGAGAAGCTTTTGCAATGATGGCTGCTTCATTTGTTGCACTCGTAGAG TCTACTGGTGCCTTCTTTGCTGTGTCTAGATATGCTAGTGCAACTCCTCTCCCGCCATCTATTCTTAGCCGTGGTGTCGGTTGGCAG GGAGTGGCCATCTTGTTTTCTGGTATATTTGGCACAGGAAATGGATCGTCAGTAGCCAT TGAAAACGCCGGGTTGTTAGCATTAACGCGTGTCGGTAGCCGTAGAGTGGTTCAAATATCTGCTGgttttatgattttcttttccattctGG GAAAATTTGGAGCCGTTTTCGCTTCAATCCCTGCGCCGATAATTGCAGCTCTGTACTGCTTTTTCTTTGCCTATGTTG GTTCAGCTGGCCTTAGCTTCCTTCAGTTTTGTAATCTCAACAGTTTTAGGATCAAGTTCATATTAGGCTTCTCTATCTTCATGGGGCTCTCAATTCCTCAGTACTTCAACGAGTACACCGCTGTTAACGGTTACGGTCCGGTCCACACGAAAGCAAGATGG TTCAATGATATGATCAACGTGCCGTTCGCATCCGAGCCATTTGTTGCTGGATTTTTGGCTCTGTTCCTCGACGTTACGTTACACAAAGACAATGCAGCAACAAAGGACAGAGGAATGCAGTGGTGGAATAAATTCCGCTCGTTCAAGACCGATACAAGAAGCGAAGAATTCTATTCTCTTCCTTTCAACCTCAACAAGTTTTTCCCATCTGTTTGA
- the LOC111778266 gene encoding uncharacterized protein LOC111778266 isoform X2, with protein MGNCQAVDAAALVIQHPTGRIERLYWPVVASEVMRTNPGHYVSLIIPLPQSEDDNPEPKTVRFTRVKLLRPNDTLALGHAYRLVTTQEVMKVLRAKKYAKSKKPLMESEEKRTAGGEVEETEKNQQAVKHERHRIRTPAANATAARSKAWRPSLQSISEAAA; from the exons ATGGGGAATTGCCAGGCGGTTGATGCGGCGGCTCTGGTTATACAGCACCCAACTGGCCGGATTGAGAGGCTGTATTGGCCGGTGGTGGCTAGCGAGGTCATGAGAACTAATCCGGGTCACTATGTTTCTCTTATAATTCCCTTACCTCAATCTGAGGATGACAATCCGGAGCCCAAAACGGTGCGTTTTACTCGTGTTAAGCTTCTCCGGCCAAACGACACTCTTGCTCTTGGCCATGCCTATCGGCTCGTCACCACTCAGG AGGTTATGAAGGTGTTGCGGGCTAAAAAGTATGCAAAATCCAAGAAGCCATTGATGGAGTCGGAGGAGAAGCGGACTGCCGGCGGTGAAGTAGAAGAGACGGAGAAGAACCAGCAG GCAGTCAAACATGAAAGACATCGAATTCGAACACCAGCAGCAAATGCCACTGCGGCGAGGTCAAAGGCTTGGAGACCATCATTGCAGAGCATCTCTGAAGCTGCCGCCTGA
- the LOC111778266 gene encoding uncharacterized protein LOC111778266 isoform X1, producing the protein MGNCQAVDAAALVIQHPTGRIERLYWPVVASEVMRTNPGHYVSLIIPLPQSEDDNPEPKTVRFTRVKLLRPNDTLALGHAYRLVTTQEVMKVLRAKKYAKSKKPLMESEEKRTAGGEVEETEKNQQVNPNCFPWNQNRSLQQKSEKVKHDCDWESFSEIKSYQ; encoded by the exons ATGGGGAATTGCCAGGCGGTTGATGCGGCGGCTCTGGTTATACAGCACCCAACTGGCCGGATTGAGAGGCTGTATTGGCCGGTGGTGGCTAGCGAGGTCATGAGAACTAATCCGGGTCACTATGTTTCTCTTATAATTCCCTTACCTCAATCTGAGGATGACAATCCGGAGCCCAAAACGGTGCGTTTTACTCGTGTTAAGCTTCTCCGGCCAAACGACACTCTTGCTCTTGGCCATGCCTATCGGCTCGTCACCACTCAGG AGGTTATGAAGGTGTTGCGGGCTAAAAAGTATGCAAAATCCAAGAAGCCATTGATGGAGTCGGAGGAGAAGCGGACTGCCGGCGGTGAAGTAGAAGAGACGGAGAAGAACCAGCAGGTAAACCCAAATTGTTTCCCTTGGAATCAGAATCGATCACTGCAACAGAAAAGTGAAAAAGTCAAACATGATTGTGATTGGGAATCATTTTCCGAGATAAAATCATACCAATAA
- the LOC111778236 gene encoding protein PLASTID REDOX INSENSITIVE 2, chloroplastic-like isoform X4: MASYSCVLVSAIAVSPAKTTCFNGLNYPTFSPSSSSSSLVKPFVNCTLTSSIIYRATPATASCVYHDPIPEFAEVETKKFKEQLSKKLAKDRETFGNDLDSVVEVCSK, encoded by the exons ATGGCGTCCTACAGTTGCGTTCTGGTTTCGGCCATTGCAGTTTCTCCCGCCAAGACTACATGCTTCAACGGACTTAATTATCCAACAttttccccttcttcttcttcttcttcccttgtAAAGCCCTTTGTAAATTGTACCTTAACTTCTTCCATCATATACAGAGCAACTCCGGCCACGGCCAGCTGCGTTTACCATGATCCGATACCGGAGTTTGCAGAAGTT GAAACCAAGAAATTTAAGGAGCAGTTATCGAAGAAGCTAGCGAAGGATCGCGAGACGTTTGGGAACGACCTCGATTCGGTTGTGGAGGTTTGCTCAAAG TGA
- the LOC111778236 gene encoding protein PLASTID REDOX INSENSITIVE 2, chloroplastic-like isoform X3: MASYSCVLVSAIAVSPAKTTCFNGLNYPTFSPSSSSSSLVKPFVNCTLTSSIIYRATPATASCVYHDPIPEFAEVETKKFKEQLSKKLAKDRETFGNDLDSVVEVCSKYMNHSGALVSH; encoded by the exons ATGGCGTCCTACAGTTGCGTTCTGGTTTCGGCCATTGCAGTTTCTCCCGCCAAGACTACATGCTTCAACGGACTTAATTATCCAACAttttccccttcttcttcttcttcttcccttgtAAAGCCCTTTGTAAATTGTACCTTAACTTCTTCCATCATATACAGAGCAACTCCGGCCACGGCCAGCTGCGTTTACCATGATCCGATACCGGAGTTTGCAGAAGTT GAAACCAAGAAATTTAAGGAGCAGTTATCGAAGAAGCTAGCGAAGGATCGCGAGACGTTTGGGAACGACCTCGATTCGGTTGTGGAGGTTTGCTCAAAG TACATGAATCATTCTGGGGCTCTGGTTTCACACTGA
- the LOC111778236 gene encoding protein PLASTID REDOX INSENSITIVE 2, chloroplastic-like isoform X1, which translates to MASYSCVLVSAIAVSPAKTTCFNGLNYPTFSPSSSSSSLVKPFVNCTLTSSIIYRATPATASCVYHDPIPEFAEVETKKFKEQLSKKLAKDRETFGNDLDSVVEVCSKFEQIFSEYLHVEYGGPGTLLVEPFTNMFIALNERKLPGAPLAARTSLLWAQNYLDHDWNIWISKRGLK; encoded by the exons ATGGCGTCCTACAGTTGCGTTCTGGTTTCGGCCATTGCAGTTTCTCCCGCCAAGACTACATGCTTCAACGGACTTAATTATCCAACAttttccccttcttcttcttcttcttcccttgtAAAGCCCTTTGTAAATTGTACCTTAACTTCTTCCATCATATACAGAGCAACTCCGGCCACGGCCAGCTGCGTTTACCATGATCCGATACCGGAGTTTGCAGAAGTT GAAACCAAGAAATTTAAGGAGCAGTTATCGAAGAAGCTAGCGAAGGATCGCGAGACGTTTGGGAACGACCTCGATTCGGTTGTGGAGGTTTGCTCAAAG TTTGAGCAGATATTTAGTGAATATTTGCATGTGGAGTACGGAGGTCCTGGGACATTATTAGTGGAGCCTTTCACTAATATGTTTATTGCTCTAAACGAGAGGAAATTACCTGGAGCGCCTTTGGCTGCAAGAACTTCGCTTCTATGGGCTCAAAACTATCTAGATCACGATTGGAACATTTGGATCTCAAAACGAGGGCTCAAATGA
- the LOC111778236 gene encoding protein PLASTID REDOX INSENSITIVE 2, chloroplastic-like isoform X2 yields MASYSCVLVSAIAVSPAKTTCFNGLNYPTFSPSSSSSSLVKPFVNCTLTSSIIYRATPATASCVYHDPIPEFAEVETKKFKEQLSKKLAKDRETFGNDLDSVVEVCSKIFSEYLHVEYGGPGTLLVEPFTNMFIALNERKLPGAPLAARTSLLWAQNYLDHDWNIWISKRGLK; encoded by the exons ATGGCGTCCTACAGTTGCGTTCTGGTTTCGGCCATTGCAGTTTCTCCCGCCAAGACTACATGCTTCAACGGACTTAATTATCCAACAttttccccttcttcttcttcttcttcccttgtAAAGCCCTTTGTAAATTGTACCTTAACTTCTTCCATCATATACAGAGCAACTCCGGCCACGGCCAGCTGCGTTTACCATGATCCGATACCGGAGTTTGCAGAAGTT GAAACCAAGAAATTTAAGGAGCAGTTATCGAAGAAGCTAGCGAAGGATCGCGAGACGTTTGGGAACGACCTCGATTCGGTTGTGGAGGTTTGCTCAAAG ATATTTAGTGAATATTTGCATGTGGAGTACGGAGGTCCTGGGACATTATTAGTGGAGCCTTTCACTAATATGTTTATTGCTCTAAACGAGAGGAAATTACCTGGAGCGCCTTTGGCTGCAAGAACTTCGCTTCTATGGGCTCAAAACTATCTAGATCACGATTGGAACATTTGGATCTCAAAACGAGGGCTCAAATGA